One region of Streptomyces sp. CG4 genomic DNA includes:
- the bldG gene encoding anti-sigma factor antagonist BldG, which produces MDLSLSTETVGDRTVVRVGGEIDVYTAPKLREQLVELVNDGNFHLVVDMEGVDFLDSTGLGVLVGGLKRVRAHEGSLRLVCNQERILKIFRITGLTKVFPIHTSVEEAVAATD; this is translated from the coding sequence GTGGACCTGTCCTTGTCGACCGAGACCGTCGGCGATCGTACGGTCGTCCGAGTCGGTGGCGAAATCGACGTGTATACCGCGCCCAAGCTGCGCGAGCAGCTGGTCGAGCTGGTGAACGACGGGAATTTTCACCTCGTCGTCGACATGGAGGGCGTGGACTTCCTCGACTCCACCGGGCTCGGCGTGCTGGTCGGCGGCCTGAAGCGCGTGCGTGCCCACGAGGGCTCGCTGCGCCTGGTCTGCAACCAGGAGCGCATTCTCAAGATCTTCCGTATCACCGGCCTCACCAAGGTGTTCCCGATCCACACCTCGGTCGAGGAAGCGGTGGCGGCCACCGACTGA
- a CDS encoding DEAD/DEAH box helicase, whose product MAFNHLPAGVHDALAPLSVTPVTHSVPMAKNHRSDRSPANPASRPSPGVVLDRLASGPSRSARITHTEHLPPRAGRHAVWPHRIRSEVIAAVQACGIEHPWAHQTLAAEHALDGDSVVVATGTASGKSLAYLVPVLSTLLDGSEAPNGRGATALYLAPTKALAADQCRSVKELSQPLGHAVRPAVYDGDTPYEEREWIRQYANYVLTNPDMLHRGILPSHPRWSSFLKSLKYIVIDECHTYRGVFGSHVAQVLRRLRRLCARYGASPVFLLASATAAEPAVAARRLTGLPVVEVADDASPRGEVVFALWEPPLTELHGEKGAPVRRTATAETADLLTDLTVQGVRSVAFVRSRRGAELISVIAQEKLAEVDRSLVRRVAAYRGGYLPEERRALERALHSGELLGLAATTALELGVDVSGLDAVVIAGYPGTRASLWQQAGRAGRSGQGALAVLVARDDPLDTFLVHHPEALFDQPVESTVLDPDNPYVLAPHLCAAAAELPLTEADLDLFGPACADVLPQLEAAKLLRRRTKAWHWTRRERAADLTDIRGAGGRPVQVVESGTGRLLGTVDAGAAHSTVHEGAVHLHQGRTYLVRSLELEDSVALVEQADPPYSTVARDTTSISVLETDTEIPWGAGRLCYGSVEVTNQVVSYLRRRLITGEVLGETKLDLPPRTLRTRAVWWTVTDDQLDEARITPEILGGSLHAAEHASIGLLPLFATCDRWDIGGVSVPLHPDTLLPTVFVYDGHPGGAGFAERAFRTARAWLTATREAIASCECEAGCPSCIQSPKCGNGNDPLHKRGAVRLLTVLLRGAPGETEAEAGPAGLAGLQGSGNPENPENTGGSGSLGDPENLGGSGALRGPESLGGSGALRGPESLGGSGALRGPESLGSDGSSEREGNSAGPAPGQVPRA is encoded by the coding sequence ATGGCATTCAATCACTTACCGGCAGGCGTGCACGACGCCTTGGCTCCATTGTCCGTCACGCCAGTGACACACTCGGTGCCGATGGCCAAGAATCACCGATCCGATCGATCCCCGGCGAACCCGGCGTCCCGCCCGTCTCCGGGCGTGGTCCTGGACCGGCTCGCCTCGGGGCCGAGCCGGTCTGCGCGCATCACTCATACGGAGCACTTGCCCCCGCGCGCGGGCCGCCATGCCGTCTGGCCTCACCGGATTCGGTCCGAGGTGATCGCGGCCGTTCAGGCGTGCGGTATCGAACACCCCTGGGCGCACCAGACGCTGGCCGCCGAGCACGCCCTGGACGGCGATTCGGTGGTCGTCGCCACCGGCACCGCCTCCGGCAAGTCCCTCGCGTATCTGGTGCCCGTCCTGTCCACCCTTCTGGATGGCTCCGAGGCGCCGAACGGCCGTGGCGCCACCGCCCTGTACCTGGCGCCCACCAAGGCACTCGCGGCGGATCAGTGCCGGTCGGTGAAGGAACTTTCACAACCTCTTGGCCATGCCGTACGCCCCGCGGTGTACGACGGCGACACCCCGTACGAGGAACGGGAGTGGATCCGCCAGTACGCCAACTACGTCCTGACCAACCCCGACATGCTGCACCGCGGGATACTCCCCTCCCACCCGCGCTGGTCCTCCTTCCTGAAGTCGCTCAAGTACATCGTCATCGACGAGTGCCACACCTACCGCGGCGTCTTCGGCTCGCACGTCGCCCAGGTACTGCGCCGGCTGCGCCGCCTGTGCGCCCGCTACGGCGCCTCGCCCGTCTTCCTGCTGGCCTCCGCCACCGCCGCCGAGCCCGCCGTCGCAGCGCGGCGGCTGACCGGCCTGCCGGTGGTCGAGGTCGCCGACGACGCCTCCCCGCGCGGGGAGGTCGTCTTCGCTCTTTGGGAGCCCCCGCTCACCGAACTGCACGGCGAGAAGGGCGCCCCCGTACGGCGTACCGCCACCGCCGAGACCGCCGACCTGCTCACCGACCTGACCGTGCAGGGCGTGCGCTCGGTCGCCTTCGTACGGTCCCGGCGCGGCGCCGAGCTGATCTCGGTGATCGCCCAGGAGAAGCTGGCCGAGGTCGACCGCTCCCTGGTCCGGCGGGTCGCGGCCTACCGCGGCGGCTACCTCCCCGAGGAGCGCCGCGCCCTGGAACGCGCCCTGCACTCCGGCGAACTCCTCGGCCTCGCCGCCACGACGGCCCTGGAGCTGGGCGTGGACGTCTCCGGCCTGGACGCCGTGGTCATCGCCGGCTATCCGGGCACGCGCGCGTCCCTGTGGCAGCAGGCGGGCCGCGCGGGCCGCTCCGGACAGGGCGCCCTCGCCGTCCTGGTCGCCCGCGACGACCCACTGGACACGTTCCTGGTCCACCACCCGGAGGCCCTGTTCGACCAACCGGTGGAATCCACCGTCCTCGACCCCGACAACCCCTACGTCCTCGCCCCGCACCTGTGCGCCGCCGCCGCGGAACTCCCACTGACCGAGGCGGACCTGGACCTCTTCGGCCCTGCCTGCGCGGATGTGCTGCCGCAGCTGGAGGCCGCGAAGCTGCTGCGCCGGCGGACGAAGGCCTGGCACTGGACGCGCCGGGAACGGGCCGCCGACCTGACCGACATCCGCGGCGCGGGCGGCCGCCCGGTGCAGGTCGTCGAGTCCGGCACGGGCCGTCTGCTCGGCACGGTCGACGCGGGCGCCGCGCACTCGACGGTCCACGAGGGCGCGGTCCATCTGCACCAGGGTCGCACCTACCTGGTGCGCTCGCTCGAACTGGAGGACTCCGTCGCCCTCGTCGAGCAGGCCGACCCGCCGTACTCCACGGTCGCCCGCGACACCACCTCGATCTCGGTCCTGGAGACGGACACCGAGATCCCGTGGGGCGCCGGACGCCTCTGCTACGGCTCGGTCGAGGTCACCAACCAGGTGGTCTCCTATCTGCGCAGACGCCTCATCACCGGCGAAGTGCTCGGCGAGACGAAACTCGACCTCCCTCCTCGTACGCTGCGCACCCGGGCGGTGTGGTGGACGGTCACCGACGACCAGCTGGACGAGGCCCGGATCACCCCGGAGATCCTCGGCGGCTCCCTGCACGCCGCCGAACACGCCTCCATCGGCCTGCTCCCCCTCTTCGCGACCTGCGACCGCTGGGACATCGGCGGCGTCTCGGTCCCGCTGCACCCCGACACCCTGCTGCCGACGGTCTTCGTGTACGACGGCCACCCCGGCGGCGCGGGCTTCGCCGAGCGTGCCTTCCGCACCGCCCGCGCCTGGCTCACCGCCACCCGCGAGGCCATCGCGTCCTGCGAGTGCGAGGCTGGCTGCCCGTCCTGCATCCAGTCCCCCAAGTGCGGCAACGGCAACGACCCACTGCACAAGAGGGGGGCGGTACGGCTCCTCACGGTGCTGTTGCGGGGAGCGCCGGGAGAGACGGAGGCCGAGGCGGGCCCGGCGGGCCTGGCGGGCCTGCAGGGCTCAGGGAATCCGGAGAACCCGGAGAACACGGGGGGCTCTGGGAGCTTGGGGGACCCGGAGAACCTGGGAGGCTCAGGTGCCTTGAGGGGCCCGGAGAGCCTGGGAGGCTCAGGGGCCTTGAGGGGCCCGGAGAGCCTGGGAGGCTCAGGGGCCTTGAGGGGCCCGGAGAGCCTGGGGAGCGACGGGAGCTCGGAGCGGGAGGGGAACTCGGCCGGGCCGGCTCCGGGACAGGTGCCCAGAGCTTGA